Proteins from one Planctomyces sp. SH-PL62 genomic window:
- a CDS encoding DUF1501 domain-containing protein, which yields MSTDQRFPTRRSFLANSAFGVGAVALAHLLRDEGLLADPGNLIPENNPLTLNPRPPHFAPRANAMISLFMHGGPSHVDLFDPKEELSQRHGMDYEGEVGFSFVNRASKKLFGSPWKFTRHGESGTEVSSLLPHIAECVDDLCVIRSMHTGHNGHEVSIRFFHGGIPAQTGRPTLGSWLVYGLGSESRELPAYMVLSDPGGHPVDGPLNWSSGFMPALYQGTVLRPEEPRILNLDPPPKLKGGIQERNLAFLERLNRGHLARHPGEADLESRIQSFELAAKMQTAAKEALDVSQEPRSIQELYGLDDEATRDYGTRCLIARRLVERGVRFVQIFLGGQPWDNHGGIQSGLPAICRRTDKPSAALVKDLKQRGLLDTTLVHWGGEIGRLPVVEGALDSNAGRDHNGQGFTIWMAGGGVKPGMTFGATDEVGHRAVENIVTPNDFQATVLHLFGLDHARLTYQSNGRAQHLIDGREARVVREILNMA from the coding sequence GCCGGTCGTTCCTGGCGAACTCGGCTTTCGGGGTGGGGGCCGTGGCCCTGGCGCACCTGCTCCGGGACGAAGGGCTCCTGGCCGATCCAGGCAACCTCATCCCAGAAAACAACCCGCTCACCCTGAATCCGCGCCCGCCCCATTTCGCGCCTCGCGCGAACGCGATGATCTCGCTGTTCATGCACGGAGGCCCCTCGCACGTGGACCTGTTCGACCCCAAGGAGGAACTGTCCCAACGCCACGGGATGGATTACGAGGGGGAGGTCGGCTTCAGCTTCGTGAATCGGGCCAGCAAGAAGTTGTTCGGGAGTCCCTGGAAATTCACCCGGCACGGGGAATCCGGGACTGAGGTCTCCTCGCTCCTTCCTCACATCGCCGAGTGCGTCGACGACCTTTGCGTGATCCGCTCGATGCATACCGGGCACAACGGACACGAGGTCTCCATCCGGTTTTTCCACGGCGGGATCCCGGCGCAGACCGGTCGACCGACGCTGGGGAGTTGGCTGGTCTACGGCCTGGGGAGCGAGTCCCGCGAACTGCCGGCCTACATGGTCCTGTCCGATCCGGGCGGACATCCCGTCGACGGCCCCTTGAACTGGTCGAGCGGCTTCATGCCTGCGCTCTATCAGGGGACGGTGCTCCGGCCCGAGGAGCCTCGCATCCTCAACCTCGACCCGCCGCCGAAGCTCAAGGGAGGGATCCAGGAGCGAAACCTCGCTTTCCTGGAGCGGCTGAATCGCGGCCACCTGGCCCGTCATCCGGGAGAGGCAGACCTGGAGTCCCGTATCCAGAGCTTCGAACTGGCCGCGAAGATGCAGACGGCCGCCAAGGAAGCGCTCGACGTTTCCCAGGAGCCGAGGTCGATCCAGGAACTCTACGGGCTGGACGACGAGGCGACACGAGACTACGGCACCCGTTGCCTGATCGCACGCCGGCTCGTCGAGCGCGGTGTGCGGTTCGTCCAGATTTTCCTGGGGGGGCAACCCTGGGACAACCATGGCGGAATCCAGTCGGGGCTGCCCGCGATCTGTCGGCGCACCGACAAACCCTCGGCCGCACTCGTCAAGGATCTCAAGCAACGTGGCCTGCTCGACACGACCCTCGTGCATTGGGGAGGCGAGATCGGTCGCTTGCCGGTCGTCGAGGGCGCCCTCGACTCCAACGCTGGTCGAGACCACAACGGCCAGGGCTTTACGATCTGGATGGCCGGCGGCGGCGTCAAGCCGGGGATGACGTTCGGTGCGACCGACGAGGTCGGCCACCGGGCGGTCGAGAACATCGTCACTCCGAACGACTTCCAGGCCACGGTGCTCCACCTCTTCGGCCTCGACCACGCCCGCTTGACCTACCAGTCGAACGGTCGCGCCCAGCATCTGATCGACGGTCGCGAGGCGCGCGTCGTCCGCGAAATCCTCAATATGGCCTGA
- a CDS encoding MBL fold metallo-hydrolase produces the protein MIHPICSTCGVQYGAASAGPQICMICEDERQYVGLEGQKWTTLEALRSGHENVIKEEESRLSSFVTAPKFGIGQRALLLQSPGGNILWDCISLIDEKTISAVEDLGGIAAVAISHPHYYSSMIEWSRAFGGVPVHVHDSDRRWVARPAPAVCYWTGESLPLHDSITLIRCGGHFDGATVLHWPDGAEGRGVILAGDVLQVCPDRRHVSFMYSYPNYIPLPAHAVRRAVAAVEPFAFDRIYGFTTGLQIDHDAKEAVNRSADRYLKAIGAILDECPPPL, from the coding sequence ATGATCCACCCGATTTGCTCGACCTGCGGCGTCCAGTATGGAGCCGCATCGGCCGGTCCTCAAATCTGCATGATTTGCGAGGATGAACGGCAGTACGTCGGGCTGGAAGGTCAGAAATGGACGACGCTCGAAGCCCTTCGATCAGGCCATGAGAACGTGATCAAAGAAGAGGAGTCGAGGCTTAGCAGCTTCGTGACGGCCCCAAAGTTTGGGATCGGCCAGAGGGCGCTCCTGCTCCAGTCTCCCGGCGGCAACATCCTTTGGGATTGCATCTCCCTGATCGATGAGAAGACCATCTCAGCGGTCGAAGATCTCGGCGGGATCGCAGCCGTGGCCATCTCGCACCCTCACTACTACAGCTCGATGATCGAGTGGAGCCGCGCGTTCGGAGGAGTCCCCGTCCATGTTCATGATTCGGATCGACGATGGGTGGCCAGACCGGCCCCCGCCGTCTGCTACTGGACGGGGGAAAGTCTCCCGCTGCACGATTCGATCACGCTGATCCGCTGCGGCGGCCATTTCGATGGCGCAACGGTGCTCCACTGGCCGGACGGGGCGGAAGGTCGTGGCGTCATCCTTGCCGGGGACGTGCTGCAGGTCTGCCCGGATCGCCGTCACGTCAGCTTCATGTACTCCTACCCCAACTACATCCCGCTCCCCGCGCACGCCGTCCGGCGGGCCGTGGCCGCCGTCGAGCCGTTCGCTTTCGACCGGATCTACGGCTTCACGACCGGACTACAGATCGACCACGACGCGAAGGAGGCCGTGAACCGATCGGCCGATCGCTATCTGAAAGCCATCGGGGCGATCCTGGACGAGTGCCCCCCGCCCCTTTGA
- a CDS encoding HAD family hydrolase → MPRFEAVLLDVDGTLVDSNDAHAEAWVRAFRDHGHDVSFERVRERIGKGGDKMLPELIGQSKEDPEAKALQQDRSKIFLEQLAPGIRAFPDVRDLILRMKRDGLKIVVASSAQANELETLLKLAGVDDLIEAQTSSDDAERSKPDPDIVVAAVDQADRPASQVLMLGDTPYDVQAATKAGVAVIALRSGGWDDDDLKGAIAIYDDAADLLAHYDDSPLSSPH, encoded by the coding sequence ATGCCGCGTTTCGAAGCCGTCCTCCTCGATGTCGACGGAACCCTGGTCGACAGTAACGACGCCCACGCTGAAGCCTGGGTGCGTGCCTTTCGCGACCACGGACACGATGTCTCGTTCGAGCGGGTCCGAGAACGGATCGGCAAAGGCGGCGATAAAATGCTTCCGGAGTTGATCGGACAAAGCAAGGAGGACCCCGAGGCCAAGGCCCTCCAGCAGGATCGCTCCAAGATCTTTCTTGAGCAACTCGCCCCAGGAATCCGGGCCTTCCCCGACGTACGCGACCTCATCCTCCGCATGAAGCGAGACGGCTTGAAAATCGTCGTGGCCAGCTCGGCCCAGGCGAACGAGCTGGAGACGTTGCTGAAGCTCGCGGGCGTCGACGATCTCATCGAGGCGCAGACATCATCGGATGACGCCGAGAGGTCGAAGCCAGACCCGGACATCGTCGTCGCGGCCGTCGATCAAGCCGATCGTCCCGCCTCCCAGGTCCTCATGCTGGGCGACACGCCGTACGACGTCCAGGCCGCGACGAAAGCGGGGGTCGCCGTGATCGCACTTCGATCGGGAGGATGGGACGACGACGATTTGAAGGGGGCGATCGCGATCTACGACGACGCGGCCGACTTACTTGCGCACTACGACGACTCGCCGCTCTCCTCCCCCCATTAA
- a CDS encoding HAD family hydrolase: protein MKLRAILFDLDGTLLDTLEDIGRSANLALQEGGFPPHPIDSYRRFIGDGVATLFRRALPPADASKPEVVARSVAGFARFYDHGWDVATQLYPGIAELLDALATRSIPRAILSNKPDVFTQKCVNRYLAPWRFAVALGQRDGVPRKPDPAGALEVADRLALRPEEILYLGDSSVDMLTANRAGMFAIGVAWGFREIEELKAHGAEEVVAAPVEVLSFLTSDT, encoded by the coding sequence ATGAAACTCCGCGCGATTCTATTCGACCTCGACGGGACCCTCCTGGATACGCTGGAAGACATCGGTCGGTCGGCGAATCTGGCGCTCCAGGAGGGGGGCTTTCCGCCGCATCCGATCGACTCGTATCGACGATTCATCGGCGACGGGGTCGCTACGCTCTTTCGGAGGGCGCTTCCACCCGCCGACGCTTCGAAGCCGGAGGTCGTCGCACGAAGCGTCGCGGGATTCGCTCGGTTCTACGACCACGGGTGGGACGTCGCGACGCAACTCTATCCGGGAATCGCCGAACTCCTGGACGCCCTTGCCACCCGTTCGATCCCGAGGGCCATACTTTCCAATAAGCCCGATGTTTTCACGCAAAAATGCGTGAATCGCTACCTCGCCCCCTGGCGTTTCGCCGTCGCTCTGGGTCAGCGAGACGGCGTGCCGCGCAAGCCCGACCCCGCAGGCGCGCTGGAGGTCGCCGACAGATTGGCCCTGCGGCCCGAGGAGATCCTCTACCTCGGCGATTCCTCCGTAGATATGCTGACGGCGAACCGGGCGGGCATGTTCGCCATCGGCGTCGCCTGGGGATTCCGCGAGATCGAAGAACTGAAGGCCCACGGGGCGGAGGAGGTCGTCGCCGCTCCGGTCGAAGTGCTTTCCTTCCTGACGAGCGACACATAA
- a CDS encoding Gfo/Idh/MocA family protein has translation MSSRRSFLESLGAGSLGLAAMGGLQGSARGQQAPGADILGAEGVKTSARSTKVWQPVSDRKIRVGVIGYGVCQFGAAFGFQDHPNVTVAAVSDLFPDRCAGLAKACRCEKTYPSLEELVKDDTIEAVFIATDAPSHARHAIEALKHGKHVASAVPAVFGSIEEAHALFDAVKSSGLTYMMFETSAFHEDLHAMRQVYRAGALGKLVYTEGEYYHHSVEQIPSYREWRVGLPPQWYPTHASAYYVAVTGGSFTEVTCKAMPSVMEKFRPGGNKYDNPFGTEIGLFRTSEGGMARIGVSWDTFVPGSETGRVYGQRGFMTGMSYQGEEKQLPDLSRPALPPQVASGGHGGSHGYLTDEFVTAILEKRKPLVDVVSALNMTVAGVVAHQSALKDGESLKVPQFA, from the coding sequence ATGTCGTCACGCCGATCATTCCTGGAGTCGCTCGGAGCCGGCTCGCTCGGGCTCGCCGCCATGGGCGGGCTGCAGGGCTCCGCTCGCGGCCAGCAGGCGCCGGGGGCGGACATCCTCGGGGCTGAAGGAGTGAAGACGTCCGCCAGGTCGACGAAGGTCTGGCAGCCGGTCTCGGATCGCAAGATCCGCGTCGGCGTGATCGGCTACGGCGTCTGCCAGTTCGGGGCGGCGTTCGGGTTTCAGGACCATCCCAACGTGACCGTGGCGGCCGTCAGCGACCTGTTCCCGGACCGTTGCGCCGGCCTGGCGAAGGCCTGTCGGTGTGAGAAGACGTATCCCTCCCTGGAGGAACTCGTCAAGGATGATACGATCGAGGCCGTCTTCATCGCGACGGACGCCCCGAGCCATGCTCGGCACGCCATCGAGGCGCTGAAGCACGGCAAGCACGTCGCCTCGGCGGTCCCCGCCGTGTTCGGCTCGATCGAGGAGGCCCACGCCCTTTTCGACGCAGTCAAGTCGAGCGGCCTAACCTACATGATGTTCGAGACCTCGGCGTTTCACGAGGATCTCCATGCGATGCGACAGGTCTACAGGGCTGGAGCCCTTGGCAAGCTGGTCTACACCGAGGGGGAATACTACCACCACAGCGTCGAGCAGATCCCCTCGTACCGCGAGTGGCGAGTCGGCCTGCCGCCTCAATGGTATCCCACCCACGCGTCGGCCTACTATGTCGCCGTCACGGGCGGGAGCTTCACCGAGGTGACGTGCAAGGCGATGCCGAGCGTCATGGAGAAGTTCCGGCCCGGCGGCAACAAGTATGACAACCCGTTCGGCACCGAGATCGGCCTCTTCCGCACCAGCGAAGGGGGCATGGCGCGGATCGGCGTGAGTTGGGACACGTTCGTCCCGGGGAGCGAGACCGGTCGCGTCTACGGCCAGCGTGGGTTCATGACCGGGATGAGCTACCAGGGCGAAGAGAAGCAACTCCCCGACCTGTCTCGGCCGGCACTACCGCCCCAGGTCGCGTCGGGCGGTCACGGCGGATCGCATGGATACCTGACCGACGAGTTCGTCACGGCCATCCTCGAGAAGCGCAAGCCACTGGTCGACGTGGTCTCGGCTCTCAACATGACTGTGGCGGGCGTGGTCGCCCACCAGTCTGCACTGAAAGATGGCGAATCCCTCAAGGTGCCCCAGTTCGCCTGA
- a CDS encoding Gfo/Idh/MocA family protein produces MDRRGFLRSGAMGLALPSAFRAKAEEAADQAVKRVGIVGPGWYGKVDLLRLIQVAPVEVVSMADVDKRMLAEAADIVAGRQASGKKPRTYGDYREMLKEKDLDIVLVATPDHWHALPMIAAVEAGADVYVQKPISVDIAEGTAMLRAARKHGRVVQVGTQRRSTPHLIEARDEIVKSGKLGKIGFAEIYCYYHMRGNGSPPEGPPPDYLDWEMFVGPAPMRGYNPSIHPRGWRGYMEFSNGIIGDMCIHMLDTVRWMLDLGAPRTVSSAGGIVMGKGGSSNTTDTQVATFEFDGLDVVWQHRTWGSSPDPQYPWGGTLYGDKGTLKFSINGYDFIPNQGPSIHRDVTMELEQYPVDKTEKDLERQVAPAVRYHMLDFLSAIANRSKPVADIEQGYHSTTACILANMSQKLGRSLAWDAENHRIVGDDEANKFLQRPYRDPWTHPSAASV; encoded by the coding sequence ATGGATCGTCGTGGGTTTCTGAGATCGGGTGCGATGGGCCTTGCGCTTCCTTCCGCCTTCCGAGCGAAGGCCGAAGAAGCCGCCGATCAGGCGGTCAAGCGGGTGGGGATCGTGGGGCCGGGCTGGTACGGCAAGGTCGATCTCCTGCGGCTGATCCAGGTAGCCCCGGTCGAGGTCGTCTCGATGGCCGACGTCGACAAGCGGATGCTGGCCGAGGCGGCCGACATCGTCGCGGGGCGGCAGGCGTCGGGGAAGAAGCCCCGCACCTACGGCGACTATCGCGAGATGCTCAAGGAGAAGGACCTGGACATCGTCCTGGTCGCCACGCCCGACCACTGGCACGCCCTGCCGATGATCGCGGCCGTCGAGGCCGGGGCCGACGTCTACGTCCAGAAGCCGATCAGCGTCGACATCGCCGAGGGGACCGCGATGCTTCGCGCGGCCAGGAAGCACGGGCGCGTCGTGCAGGTCGGAACCCAGAGGCGAAGCACGCCGCACCTGATCGAAGCTCGAGACGAGATCGTCAAGTCCGGGAAGCTTGGGAAAATCGGCTTCGCCGAGATCTATTGTTATTATCACATGAGAGGAAATGGATCGCCTCCGGAGGGCCCTCCCCCGGACTACCTCGACTGGGAGATGTTCGTGGGCCCCGCGCCCATGAGGGGCTACAACCCCAGCATCCACCCGCGCGGATGGCGAGGGTACATGGAGTTCAGCAACGGGATCATCGGCGACATGTGCATCCACATGCTCGACACCGTACGCTGGATGCTCGACCTGGGCGCGCCGCGCACGGTTTCCTCCGCGGGAGGGATCGTGATGGGCAAGGGCGGGTCCAGCAACACGACCGACACGCAGGTCGCCACGTTCGAGTTCGACGGCCTCGACGTCGTCTGGCAGCATCGGACCTGGGGATCCTCGCCCGACCCGCAATATCCATGGGGCGGCACACTCTACGGCGACAAGGGGACTCTCAAGTTCAGCATCAACGGATACGACTTCATCCCCAACCAGGGTCCGTCCATCCATCGCGACGTGACCATGGAGTTGGAGCAGTACCCCGTCGACAAGACCGAGAAGGATCTGGAACGCCAGGTGGCGCCGGCGGTCCGCTACCACATGCTCGACTTCCTCTCGGCGATCGCCAATCGGAGCAAGCCGGTCGCGGATATCGAGCAGGGATACCATTCGACGACCGCTTGCATTCTTGCCAACATGTCCCAGAAACTGGGCCGATCGCTGGCCTGGGACGCCGAGAACCATCGGATCGTCGGCGACGATGAGGCTAACAAGTTCCTCCAGCGACCCTATCGCGATCCCTGGACCCACCCCTCGGCCGCCTCGGTCTGA
- a CDS encoding hydroxypyruvate isomerase family protein, with protein sequence MPLSSGPENTRRDLFRAATAAVAAGATLGASPTSAFAAAAPRSAAEGRLKQSVCRWCYGKISLDELCSAAKRMGLVGIDLLTPPDFETIKKHGLICTMVGSHPLTDGLCEPKFHKKSLEMMNAAIEATSKEGWRNVICFSGNRRGIDDKVGMDNCVQALKEIVPVAEKAGIVLNMELLNSKVDHADYMCDNTKWGVELVKRVGSDNFKLLYDIYHMQIMEGDVIRTIEKDHAAFGHYHTGGNPGRHEIDDSQELNYKAIARAIADTKDEVFFAHEFIPVRDPLTSLAEAVELCIV encoded by the coding sequence ATGCCTCTCTCCTCAGGGCCGGAAAACACGCGTCGCGACTTGTTCCGGGCGGCCACGGCCGCCGTCGCGGCCGGCGCGACCCTTGGTGCATCCCCCACCTCAGCGTTCGCCGCGGCCGCGCCCAGGTCGGCCGCCGAAGGTCGTTTAAAGCAGTCTGTCTGCCGCTGGTGCTACGGCAAGATCTCGCTCGACGAACTCTGCTCCGCCGCCAAGCGGATGGGGCTCGTCGGGATCGACTTGCTCACTCCCCCCGACTTCGAGACCATCAAAAAGCATGGACTCATCTGCACGATGGTCGGCTCGCATCCTCTGACGGACGGCCTCTGCGAGCCCAAATTCCACAAGAAGTCGCTTGAAATGATGAACGCGGCGATCGAGGCGACCTCGAAGGAGGGCTGGCGCAACGTCATCTGCTTCTCGGGGAACCGGCGAGGAATCGACGACAAGGTCGGGATGGACAACTGCGTCCAGGCGCTGAAGGAGATCGTCCCGGTAGCCGAGAAGGCCGGCATCGTCCTGAACATGGAGCTGCTCAACAGCAAGGTCGACCACGCCGACTACATGTGCGACAACACCAAGTGGGGCGTCGAACTGGTCAAGCGGGTCGGCTCGGACAACTTCAAGCTGCTGTACGACATCTACCACATGCAGATCATGGAAGGTGACGTCATCCGCACCATCGAGAAGGACCACGCCGCGTTTGGCCACTACCACACCGGCGGAAATCCGGGTCGCCATGAGATCGACGACTCTCAGGAGCTCAACTACAAGGCGATCGCCCGCGCCATCGCCGACACCAAGGACGAGGTGTTTTTCGCGCACGAGTTCATCCCCGTACGCGACCCTCTGACCAGTCTGGCCGAGGCCGTCGAACTCTGCATCGTCTGA
- a CDS encoding LysM peptidoglycan-binding domain-containing protein, whose protein sequence is MNRTHGRPPRWGSLSLFLGLWLGMGVGLSTFAGEPVESARSTSTDVEADRKPVQPLDVADSKVHGTITVDFEQVTIAELLKLVSVVEKVDGVIHIVSSKDQDGQSSIVVTGSQGGLALSRPQTPNAPNLVIASANATTRHPASRVADAPPMSRRAKMEFPRLAAIGRLLGVGGPHEDPDPLRVSANSPNAQRVTSASALVRREGKSSLQQTPDSSAQSMGDDLSLSAGSRINELASGATPILGAFHSPWPAPGPESHAFRPDRDSQVSRAVHISQDAVKSAPQRHVAADGETFEALAGRYYGDSRYAWALWWANRDRVAWPDALTPGKLILVPGLGDLDPKMVMAQSPNAVVLPRLERTEPPRDPEVDHASYVEKQSSTAPEASPAGGFAVHVVRPEDTLRIIAREKCGDERKALDIIALNQNVLTPEGRARVGQRLILPAPVASPAP, encoded by the coding sequence TTGAACCGGACTCATGGACGACCACCGCGCTGGGGATCGCTCTCCCTCTTCCTGGGGCTTTGGCTCGGGATGGGCGTCGGTCTCTCGACCTTCGCGGGAGAGCCGGTCGAAAGCGCTCGCTCGACATCGACCGACGTCGAAGCAGACCGAAAGCCGGTGCAGCCTCTGGACGTCGCGGATTCGAAGGTGCACGGCACGATCACCGTCGATTTCGAGCAGGTCACGATCGCGGAATTACTCAAACTCGTGAGCGTGGTCGAGAAAGTCGATGGTGTGATCCACATCGTCTCCTCGAAAGATCAGGACGGACAGTCCTCGATCGTCGTCACCGGCTCGCAAGGCGGGTTGGCCCTGTCCCGACCTCAAACGCCGAACGCCCCCAATCTCGTCATCGCCTCCGCCAACGCCACGACACGACATCCCGCCAGCCGAGTCGCGGATGCTCCTCCCATGTCCCGCCGCGCGAAGATGGAGTTTCCACGACTGGCCGCGATCGGCCGACTCCTGGGCGTTGGTGGACCGCACGAGGACCCGGATCCCCTGCGAGTCAGTGCGAATTCACCGAACGCTCAGAGAGTCACGTCCGCGTCGGCTCTGGTGAGGCGCGAAGGAAAGTCCAGCCTGCAACAGACGCCGGACTCGTCCGCGCAGAGCATGGGAGATGATCTCTCCCTGTCCGCCGGCTCCCGGATCAACGAGCTGGCCAGCGGTGCGACGCCGATCCTCGGTGCGTTTCATTCGCCCTGGCCCGCCCCAGGCCCGGAGTCGCACGCCTTTCGACCCGACCGCGACTCGCAGGTCTCGCGCGCCGTACATATCTCGCAAGATGCTGTGAAGTCGGCTCCCCAACGCCACGTCGCGGCCGACGGGGAAACCTTCGAGGCCCTCGCAGGGCGTTACTATGGCGATTCGCGTTACGCCTGGGCCCTCTGGTGGGCGAATCGCGACCGAGTAGCCTGGCCGGACGCTCTCACTCCCGGAAAGCTGATTCTCGTTCCCGGCCTTGGAGACCTCGATCCCAAGATGGTCATGGCCCAGTCGCCGAACGCGGTCGTTTTGCCTCGCCTGGAGCGAACCGAGCCACCTCGCGATCCCGAAGTCGATCACGCTTCGTATGTTGAGAAGCAGTCGTCGACTGCTCCTGAAGCTTCGCCGGCTGGCGGGTTCGCCGTTCATGTCGTCCGGCCCGAGGATACGCTCCGAATCATCGCCCGTGAGAAATGCGGCGATGAACGGAAGGCTCTCGACATCATCGCCTTGAATCAGAATGTGTTGACTCCCGAGGGACGTGCTCGGGTCGGCCAACGACTGATCCTGCCCGCCCCGGTCGCGTCGCCCGCCCCCTAA
- a CDS encoding CAP domain-containing protein gives MTKLQTPWILMLALVAAPASASAQEESEGPISRLVARFRQPSHQHQHQHVHAQPAVPAYGHTYAQAEPAAVQEVQYAAPDAAPVAAQVAQQETLAYDYAGGCDPYGFMHVLNRIRASAGLHPLAYDADLSSWAQQNNAEQCRRGLGHHVNPAGIQNCAYNYSDADSTAAGWMNSPGHRDNMLSPAATRFGIAFGPGPYWTLNAR, from the coding sequence ATGACGAAGCTCCAGACCCCCTGGATCCTGATGCTCGCCCTCGTCGCCGCCCCCGCCTCGGCCTCGGCTCAGGAAGAGTCGGAGGGGCCGATCTCCCGTCTGGTGGCACGGTTCCGCCAGCCTTCGCACCAGCACCAACATCAGCACGTCCACGCACAGCCGGCCGTTCCGGCTTACGGCCACACCTACGCTCAGGCTGAACCTGCGGCCGTCCAGGAAGTCCAGTACGCCGCGCCCGATGCGGCTCCGGTCGCCGCGCAGGTCGCCCAGCAGGAGACCCTGGCTTACGACTACGCGGGGGGATGCGATCCTTACGGCTTCATGCACGTCCTCAACCGCATCCGCGCCTCCGCGGGCCTCCATCCTCTGGCCTACGACGCGGACCTTTCGTCCTGGGCGCAGCAGAACAACGCAGAGCAGTGCCGGCGAGGTCTGGGCCACCATGTGAACCCTGCCGGCATCCAGAACTGCGCCTACAATTACAGCGACGCGGATTCGACCGCCGCCGGATGGATGAACTCCCCGGGCCATCGAGACAACATGCTCTCGCCTGCGGCCACCCGCTTCGGGATCGCGTTCGGTCCCGGGCCCTACTGGACGCTCAACGCTCGTTGA
- a CDS encoding FHA domain-containing protein: MRRFREIADAWRQATTEARRGEFGHAHEHFDRAERLAAGAGAIAVQNAVATARRDLEVRQKSASPLVEELYTALSGGDWPRILAAAEAVVVTIPDHPAARQARANAWQRIAAIGPSSGSQWARRTAEPARIVRDASASEGQGRSAEEPPTRRHGEGRVFPMLKPAAPGRRHDAEPDRPLARASAVGPKGRFLLWADAVGGFLVCLDDRVVLGRAGADSPADVPLMGDVSRNHATLVRGSESYLLEPHQESYVNGRRVIEPTVLRSGDVIRLGSTVELEFRQPSPFSATARLAIVSRHRLPIAVDGVLLMAETCIVGPESQAHISASTLRDPVVLYRQGDSLWCRAKGGFEVDGRPCMSRAQLAMTSSVLGEGFSFSLEPLSPSSV, translated from the coding sequence TTGCGACGCTTTCGGGAGATCGCCGACGCCTGGCGACAGGCGACGACCGAAGCCCGCCGCGGCGAATTCGGCCACGCCCACGAACACTTCGACCGCGCCGAGCGACTCGCGGCGGGGGCGGGAGCGATCGCCGTCCAGAATGCGGTCGCCACGGCTCGACGCGACCTCGAGGTCCGCCAGAAATCGGCGTCGCCTTTGGTCGAGGAACTTTACACTGCCCTGTCCGGGGGCGACTGGCCCAGGATCCTGGCCGCCGCCGAGGCCGTGGTGGTCACCATTCCCGATCACCCAGCGGCCCGCCAGGCGCGTGCGAACGCCTGGCAGCGGATCGCCGCCATCGGCCCCTCAAGCGGCTCGCAATGGGCGCGCCGCACCGCCGAGCCCGCGCGGATCGTCCGCGACGCCTCGGCGTCGGAGGGCCAGGGTCGTTCTGCCGAGGAGCCGCCGACGCGAAGACACGGCGAGGGCCGCGTCTTCCCGATGCTGAAGCCCGCGGCTCCCGGCCGCCGCCACGACGCCGAACCCGATCGCCCGCTGGCCCGCGCCTCGGCGGTGGGGCCGAAGGGCCGTTTTCTGCTCTGGGCGGACGCCGTCGGCGGCTTCCTCGTCTGCCTGGATGACCGCGTCGTTCTGGGCCGTGCCGGCGCGGACAGCCCAGCGGACGTCCCCTTGATGGGAGACGTGTCGCGAAACCACGCCACGCTCGTCCGGGGGAGCGAGAGCTACCTGCTGGAACCACATCAGGAGTCGTACGTCAACGGCCGACGCGTGATCGAGCCGACCGTCCTCCGGAGCGGCGACGTGATCCGCCTGGGCTCGACGGTCGAGCTGGAGTTCCGCCAACCAAGTCCGTTCAGCGCCACGGCCCGGCTCGCGATCGTCAGCCGGCATCGCCTCCCGATCGCGGTCGACGGCGTACTGCTCATGGCCGAGACCTGCATCGTCGGCCCCGAAAGCCAGGCGCACATCTCAGCATCGACGCTCCGGGACCCCGTGGTCCTCTATCGCCAGGGGGACTCGCTCTGGTGCCGGGCCAAGGGAGGCTTCGAGGTCGACGGCCGCCCCTGCATGTCGCGGGCTCAGCTCGCGATGACGTCCAGCGTGCTGGGCGAGGGCTTCTCGTTCAGCCTCGAGCCCTTGAGTCCGAGTTCGGTCTGA